From the genome of Xyrauchen texanus isolate HMW12.3.18 chromosome 22, RBS_HiC_50CHRs, whole genome shotgun sequence, one region includes:
- the pex13 gene encoding peroxisome biogenesis factor 13 translates to MAQPPPKPWERRIPGTITAPLNYRSTGFGSAAQSGPSMSGPPVLTRVVPPIPPRPVQQAYRPTYSSFPSSYSPYGSSIHGGYSPYSYSGYGVGGGLGYNRYQTDDVPPSRFVQQAEESSRGAFQSIESIVHAFSSVSMMMDATFSAVYNSFRAVLDVANHFSRMRVHFTKVLSAFALVRTLRYLYRRLQRLLGLRQDLEADDLWADSTASSVVLASGTRGAGIDDPSANSVKSWPIFLFFAVVLGGPYLIWRLLRSEGPEENTSKWASGEDDHVVAQAEYDFTASSEEEISLQTGDMVNLAPKEQQPRVRGWLLASIDGQTTGLVPANYVKVLGRRRGRKHAELDRLAQAQQTAQNFPAPQTGLAISSAWAPSSKLAVPSPSDHDELLESVYGDTQGPHTVLEMQPSTNNNSNSVVITSEKIDL, encoded by the exons ATGGCTCAACCTCCACCAAAACCGTGGGAAAGGCGAATCCCTGGAACTATAACTGCACCACTAAACTATCG CTCTACTGGCTTTGGATCAGCAGCACAGAGTGGGCCATCCATGTCTGGTCCTCCGGTTCTAACACGCGTTGTACCTCCCATCCCTCCAAGACCTGTCCAACAAGCATACCGTCCTACCTATAGCTCTTTTCCCTCTTCATACAGTCCCTATGGTAGCTCCATCCATGGGGGGTACAGCCCCTACAGTTACAGTGGTTATGGAGTTGGAGGTGGCCTTGGGTATAACCGTTACCAAACAGATGATGTTCCACCCAGCCGGTTTGTCCAGCAGGCAGAGGAGAGCAGCCGGGGAGCGTTTCAGTCCATTGAGAGCATTGTTCATGCTTTCTCATCAGTCAGCATGATGATGGATGCTACTTTCTCTGCTGTCTACAACAGCTTCCGTGCAGTACTAGATGTGGCCAATCACTTCTCTCGCATGCGTGTTCATTTCACAAAGGTGCTGTCCGCATTCGCCCTTGTTAGGACCCTTCGATACCTATATCGTAGACTACAGAGACTGCTGGGATTGCGTCAGGATTTGGAGGCTGATGACTTGTGGGCGGATAGCACAGCCTCTTCTGTGGTGTTGGCTTCAGGAACCAGGGGTGCAGGGATAGATGACCCCAGTGCGAATTCTGTCAAATCATGGCCCATTTTCTTGTTTTTTGCTGTAGTTCTTGGTGGGCCATATTTGATCTGGAGGCTTTTGAGATCTGAGGGTCCTGAGGAAAATA CCAGTAAGTGGGCAAGTGGGGAAGATGACCATGTGGTTGCACAAGCCGAGTACGACTTCACAGCTTCGTCTGAGGAGGAGATCTCACTACAGACTGGAGACATGGTTAATCTGGCCCCTAAAG AACAACAGCCCAGAGTGCGTGGCTGGCTGTTGGCTAGCATAGACGGGCAGACCACTGGCCTTGTCCCTGCCAACTACGTCAAAGTGTTGGGCCGGAGAAGAGGCAGAAAGCATGCAGAATTAGATAGGCTGGCACAGGCCCAGCAAACTGCTCAGAACTTTCCAGCACCCCAAACTGGCCTGGCTATATCCTCTGCTTGGGCTCCCAGCTCCAAGCTGGCTGTCCCAAGCCCTTCAGACCATGATGAGTTGCTGGAGTCTGTTTATGGGGATACACAAGGCCCTCACACTGTCCTCGAGATGCAACCTTCCacaaacaacaacagtaataGTGTAGTGATAACTTCGGAAAAGATAGACTTATAA